The proteins below come from a single Thalassotalea ponticola genomic window:
- a CDS encoding replication-associated recombination protein A has protein sequence MTKDNPSLSLNFEHSSDFAPLAARMRPRTLDEYIGQQHLLAKDKPLRLAIEQGLCHSLIFWGPPGTGKTTLAELIAHYGDAEIQRISAVTSGVKEIRAAVERAKLVGQAQNRRTILFVDEVHRFNKSQQDAFLPHIEDGTIVFIGATTENPSFELNQALLSRARVYLLQSLSNDDLEQVLQSALTDTERGLAKYKVRFEQKAQQSLIELAHGDARRLLNLLENCVDIAPHEHDQVTISLDVVNMVAGEKQALYDKNGDHFYDLISAFHKSVRGSSPDAALYWYCRILEGGGDPLYVARRLLAIASEDIGNADPRALQLAVNAYDTYHRVGPAEGERAIAQATVYLALAPKSNAVYNAFKAARQMARDTGDLPVPLHLRNATSKLTESLGHGKEYRYAHDESGAYAAGENYFPEHIQDSAFYFPSERGLEQKLQDKINYLRSLDLMATKRRYD, from the coding sequence ATGACCAAAGATAACCCATCTTTGTCACTTAACTTTGAACATTCCTCTGATTTCGCGCCTCTGGCCGCGCGCATGCGACCGAGAACGTTAGATGAGTATATTGGTCAGCAGCACTTGCTAGCCAAAGACAAGCCATTGCGACTGGCGATAGAGCAGGGTTTGTGCCACTCGTTAATCTTTTGGGGGCCTCCAGGCACCGGGAAAACGACATTAGCGGAATTGATTGCACACTACGGTGATGCGGAAATTCAGCGTATTTCGGCAGTGACGTCTGGCGTTAAGGAAATCCGCGCTGCGGTGGAGCGGGCAAAACTTGTTGGCCAAGCACAAAATCGGCGTACCATTTTGTTTGTCGATGAGGTGCACCGCTTTAATAAGTCACAGCAAGACGCCTTTTTACCGCATATTGAAGATGGCACTATTGTGTTTATTGGCGCCACCACCGAAAACCCTTCTTTTGAATTAAACCAAGCATTGCTGTCCCGGGCTCGGGTGTATTTACTGCAGTCGTTAAGCAATGATGATCTCGAACAAGTGTTGCAAAGTGCATTAACAGATACTGAGCGAGGATTAGCGAAGTACAAGGTTAGGTTTGAACAAAAAGCGCAACAATCGTTAATTGAGCTTGCCCATGGCGATGCTAGGCGGTTGCTTAATTTGCTCGAGAATTGCGTTGATATTGCACCACATGAGCACGACCAAGTGACCATTAGTCTTGATGTTGTCAACATGGTAGCAGGTGAAAAGCAAGCGTTATACGATAAAAACGGCGATCACTTTTACGATTTGATCAGTGCCTTTCACAAATCGGTTCGCGGTTCATCGCCAGATGCAGCCTTGTACTGGTATTGTCGGATTTTAGAGGGTGGCGGCGACCCGTTGTACGTGGCAAGACGTCTGCTTGCCATTGCCAGTGAGGATATTGGCAATGCCGATCCCAGAGCACTTCAGTTAGCGGTTAACGCTTATGACACTTATCATCGGGTTGGTCCCGCAGAGGGGGAAAGGGCAATCGCACAAGCGACGGTATACCTGGCGCTGGCGCCGAAGAGTAACGCAGTTTACAATGCCTTTAAAGCCGCTAGACAAATGGCTCGAGATACTGGTGATTTACCGGTGCCACTGCATCTTCGCAATGCCACCTCTAAGCTCACCGAATCGTTGGGCCACGGTAAGGAATATCGCTACGCACACGATGAGTCAGGAGCCTATGCTGCTGGGGAAAATTATTTTCCAGAACACATTCAAGACAGCGCGTTTTATTTTCCCAGTGAACGCGGGCTCGAACAAAAATTGCAAGATAAAATCAACTATCTTCGCAGTCTTGATTTAATGGCGACAAAGCGACGCTATGACTAG
- the lolA gene encoding outer membrane lipoprotein chaperone LolA — translation MILNKIWKRTTLSCVLAGLTLASPLVFGALDYKQALQQKLAKVDGFSAEFSQQVIDADGNEIQQSTGNLALKRPNLLHWQTVSPDETLVVSDGDTLWFYNPFVEQVTAFRVDNAVANTPILLLSGLNEQAWQDYQVSKRNDNEFTILATKQDAQVTSLHIVFNGDQIDKFTVVDATGQLSHFDLTDVVSTPLPNAELFSFEVPEGVDLDDQR, via the coding sequence ATGATACTTAACAAAATATGGAAACGAACGACACTCTCTTGTGTGTTAGCTGGCTTGACCTTAGCCAGTCCGTTGGTGTTTGGCGCGCTAGACTATAAACAGGCGTTGCAACAAAAGCTTGCCAAGGTGGACGGCTTTTCTGCCGAGTTTAGCCAACAAGTAATCGATGCCGATGGCAACGAAATTCAGCAAAGCACTGGTAACCTAGCGTTGAAACGGCCAAATTTACTGCATTGGCAAACGGTATCGCCAGATGAAACACTGGTGGTAAGTGATGGTGATACACTGTGGTTCTACAACCCGTTTGTCGAGCAAGTTACCGCTTTTCGAGTGGATAATGCAGTGGCCAATACGCCGATTTTATTATTGAGTGGTTTAAATGAACAAGCGTGGCAAGATTATCAAGTAAGTAAACGCAACGACAACGAGTTTACCATATTAGCAACCAAGCAAGATGCACAGGTCACGTCATTACACATCGTTTTTAACGGCGATCAAATTGACAAGTTCACGGTGGTTGATGCAACCGGTCAATTGAGTCATTTTGACTTAACCGATGTGGTTAGTACGCCGCTACCCAATGCAGAGTTATTTTCTTTTGAGGTACCTGAAGGTGTGGATTTAGATGACCAAAGATAA
- the crcB gene encoding fluoride efflux transporter CrcB → MTSWQTYAYVALGGAAGASLRFFISHICLIWLQKGFPFATLLVNITGSLLMGILYGLIEQGVITVAAARILIGIGFLGAFTTFSTFSLDTVLLIQQGFLVKAMANVLLNVILCIVAAAIGLFLVTNR, encoded by the coding sequence ATGACTAGTTGGCAGACATACGCATATGTCGCCTTAGGTGGTGCAGCGGGTGCAAGCCTGCGATTTTTTATTTCACACATTTGCCTAATTTGGTTACAAAAGGGATTCCCTTTTGCAACCTTGCTCGTTAATATAACGGGCTCGCTCTTGATGGGCATTTTATACGGATTAATCGAACAAGGCGTGATCACTGTGGCGGCTGCTCGGATTCTGATCGGGATCGGCTTTTTAGGTGCATTTACGACCTTTTCTACATTCTCGCTAGATACTGTCTTGTTGATACAACAGGGATTTCTGGTGAAAGCCATGGCAAATGTGCTACTAAACGTTATATTATGTATAGTCGCTGCCGCCATAGGCCTCTTTTTGGTAACCAATAGATAG
- the serS gene encoding serine--tRNA ligase — MLDSKILRADINAVAEQLAARGFELDVATFNALEEERKELQVRTQELQNERNVRSKSIGQAKARGEDIQPLLDEVSQLGAKLDLAKEELSVLLAKIDDIVSAIPNLPAADVPKGKDETDNVEVRRWGTPRTFDFEVKDHVDLATALDKGLDFESGAKLSGTRFVVMKGQIARLNRAIGQFMLDLHADQHGYTEANVPLLVNHDSLYGTGQLPKFGEDLFHTDLGSKKFSLIPTAEVPLTNLVRDEIVEEADLPIKLTALSSCFRSEAGSSGRDIRGLIRQHQFDKVELVQLVHPEQSFAALEELTAHAEKVLQLLELPYRTVTLCTGDMGFSATKTYDIEVWLPAQNTYREISSCSNMGDFQARRMQGRYRPTGSKKPELLHTLNGSGLAVGRTLVAILENYQQADGTIDVPKVLQPYMGGLTKIG, encoded by the coding sequence ATGCTAGATTCAAAAATTTTACGAGCTGACATCAACGCTGTAGCTGAACAATTAGCTGCACGTGGCTTTGAATTAGATGTCGCCACCTTTAATGCGCTAGAAGAAGAGCGCAAAGAACTGCAAGTTCGAACGCAAGAATTACAAAATGAGCGCAATGTGCGTTCCAAGTCTATCGGCCAAGCAAAAGCGCGTGGTGAAGACATCCAACCGTTATTGGACGAAGTGAGTCAGCTTGGCGCCAAACTCGATTTAGCCAAAGAAGAACTTAGTGTTTTATTAGCCAAGATTGACGATATTGTCTCGGCCATACCAAACTTGCCGGCCGCAGACGTACCTAAGGGTAAAGACGAAACTGATAACGTAGAAGTTAGACGTTGGGGGACACCGCGCACATTTGACTTTGAGGTTAAAGACCACGTCGATTTAGCCACCGCGTTAGACAAAGGCTTAGACTTTGAAAGCGGTGCGAAATTAAGTGGCACGCGCTTTGTTGTGATGAAGGGACAAATTGCTCGCTTAAATCGCGCTATCGGACAATTTATGCTCGATTTGCACGCCGATCAACACGGCTATACCGAAGCCAATGTACCACTGTTGGTTAACCACGACTCTTTGTATGGCACAGGCCAGTTACCTAAGTTTGGCGAAGACCTTTTCCATACTGACTTAGGTAGTAAGAAGTTTTCACTGATCCCAACAGCTGAAGTACCACTAACCAATTTAGTACGTGACGAAATCGTTGAGGAAGCCGATTTACCGATCAAGCTGACCGCGCTTTCAAGCTGTTTCCGCTCTGAGGCGGGTTCGTCAGGGCGTGATATCCGCGGCCTGATCCGTCAGCACCAATTTGACAAAGTAGAACTGGTTCAATTAGTGCATCCAGAACAGTCATTTGCAGCACTTGAAGAGCTAACAGCGCATGCAGAAAAAGTCTTGCAATTACTTGAATTGCCATACCGTACCGTGACGCTGTGTACAGGAGATATGGGCTTTAGTGCGACGAAAACCTACGACATTGAAGTGTGGCTACCGGCGCAAAACACCTATCGTGAAATTTCATCGTGTTCAAATATGGGAGATTTCCAAGCTCGCCGTATGCAAGGTCGTTATCGCCCAACGGGCAGTAAAAAACCGGAATTACTGCACACATTAAATGGCTCTGGCTTGGCGGTAGGGCGCACGCTTGTTGCCATTTTAGAAAACTATCAACAAGCCGACGGTACAATTGATGTACCAAAAGTATTGCAGCCTTACATGGGTGGCTTGACTAAAATAGGCTAA